One window from the genome of Aerosakkonema funiforme FACHB-1375 encodes:
- a CDS encoding protein tyrosine phosphatase family protein, with protein sequence MSENQIESIYNFFKVSAKVATAGQPTEAQLGVIKDAGYQLIVNLALPESPKALPNEQALVENLGMEYVHIPVVWENPTLEDISQFFSVMEANANKSVFVHCAANMRVSSFIYLYRLLHQGVDEETAKNDLHRIWVPNQKWQAFIEQVIDRYQR encoded by the coding sequence ATGTCTGAGAACCAAATTGAAAGCATTTACAACTTTTTCAAAGTATCGGCAAAAGTGGCAACGGCGGGACAGCCGACCGAAGCGCAGTTAGGTGTTATTAAAGATGCTGGATATCAACTTATAGTGAATTTAGCCTTACCCGAATCACCCAAAGCCTTGCCAAACGAGCAAGCACTCGTTGAAAATTTGGGAATGGAATACGTACACATCCCAGTAGTTTGGGAAAATCCTACTCTTGAGGATATCAGTCAATTTTTTAGCGTCATGGAAGCGAATGCGAACAAATCGGTGTTTGTTCACTGCGCTGCCAATATGAGAGTTTCATCTTTTATCTATTTATACAGATTGCTTCATCAAGGGGTAGATGAAGAAACTGCCAAAAATGATTTACATAGAATTTGGGTTCCCAATCAGAAATGGCAGGCATTTATTGAACAGGTAATCGATCGATATCAGCGGTGA
- a CDS encoding ABC transporter permease → MKFKSSITLWGIYSVWHRHAKVYQKTWLVNCLPPMLEPIVYLLAFGYGLTPLLGEITYAGKTVDYMTFIAPGMIAIGVIFQSYSEGAFGSFVRLNFQKTWQALLTAPLTFAEVFCGDWLWAATRGAITGVVTGIVEVLLGFFSGWNLLLSLPLICLGSLLFAAMGLLTAGVMRTIDHINVPIYLLIVPMYTICGTFFPRETLPPLLSKVASFLPLSPLVDLLRWELAIPQYWLIQLLWMVLLTGVFTWMAWRQIYPQLFR, encoded by the coding sequence ATGAAGTTTAAATCGAGCATCACACTTTGGGGAATCTATTCAGTTTGGCATCGCCACGCTAAAGTTTATCAAAAGACTTGGCTGGTTAACTGTCTTCCTCCTATGTTAGAACCGATCGTTTACTTGCTAGCTTTTGGTTATGGCTTAACGCCGCTACTGGGAGAGATTACTTATGCGGGTAAAACTGTCGATTACATGACGTTTATTGCACCGGGAATGATTGCGATCGGAGTGATTTTCCAATCATATTCTGAAGGAGCTTTCGGCAGCTTTGTTCGTTTGAATTTCCAAAAAACTTGGCAAGCGTTGCTAACAGCACCGCTGACTTTTGCAGAAGTGTTCTGCGGCGACTGGCTTTGGGCGGCGACTCGCGGCGCAATTACCGGAGTTGTGACGGGTATTGTAGAAGTTTTGTTGGGGTTTTTCTCTGGCTGGAATTTGTTATTATCTTTACCGTTAATTTGCTTGGGCAGTCTGCTCTTTGCGGCGATGGGACTGCTCACAGCTGGTGTTATGCGAACGATCGATCACATAAACGTGCCAATTTACTTATTAATTGTACCAATGTACACTATCTGCGGCACCTTTTTTCCCCGCGAAACTCTACCACCTTTATTGAGTAAAGTCGCTAGTTTTCTTCCTCTTTCTCCGTTGGTAGATTTGTTGCGTTGGGAGTTAGCAATCCCGCAGTATTGGTTAATACAATTGCTATGGATGGTGCTGTTAACTGGAGTTTTTACGTGGATGGCTTGGCGGCAGATTTATCCTCAGCTATTCCGCTAG
- a CDS encoding ABC transporter ATP-binding protein, whose product MESIALVANDLWKFYGTRPVVQNVNFTLKSGEILGVLGPNGAGKTTTVGMLYGGVIPSRGFVQLGDLQVHLQGRQARYFMGIVTQEDNLDPEFTVKENLIHFAHHYRLTGKAARHQVGELLDRMGLQDYANYKIDELSGGWKRRVVLARAIINKPHVVFLDEPTTGLDPDARQEFWKLVSQLKQNGCAVLLTTHYMDEAQRLCDRLLLLQEGQVIDSGTPTELISRIVGQEIVEIEGVAESILQQLAKQTGTWCRPFSSGYLLTLPPENPNLLWEELVAKQPTSLTRRRANLEDVFLRLTGRSLNEV is encoded by the coding sequence ATGGAATCGATCGCATTAGTAGCAAACGACCTGTGGAAATTTTACGGCACTCGCCCAGTCGTGCAAAACGTTAATTTTACGCTTAAATCTGGAGAAATTCTCGGAGTTTTAGGGCCGAATGGAGCTGGAAAAACCACAACGGTGGGGATGCTTTACGGAGGGGTGATTCCCAGTCGAGGATTTGTGCAGTTGGGAGACTTGCAAGTACACCTTCAGGGTCGCCAAGCTCGCTATTTCATGGGAATTGTAACTCAAGAAGATAATTTAGATCCGGAATTCACAGTTAAAGAGAATTTGATTCACTTTGCTCATCATTATCGCCTCACGGGTAAAGCGGCGCGGCATCAGGTGGGAGAATTACTCGATCGAATGGGATTGCAAGATTATGCAAATTATAAAATTGATGAACTTTCTGGAGGATGGAAGCGGCGAGTAGTTTTAGCGCGTGCGATAATTAATAAACCTCATGTAGTGTTTTTAGACGAACCGACTACGGGGTTAGACCCAGATGCAAGGCAAGAATTTTGGAAACTGGTGAGTCAATTGAAACAAAATGGCTGTGCAGTTTTATTGACTACTCATTATATGGACGAAGCGCAACGATTGTGCGATCGTCTCCTGCTGCTTCAGGAAGGTCAAGTAATTGATTCTGGCACTCCCACCGAACTGATTTCGCGCATAGTAGGTCAAGAAATTGTCGAAATTGAAGGCGTTGCCGAATCAATCCTGCAACAACTTGCAAAACAAACAGGAACTTGGTGTCGTCCTTTCAGTAGCGGATATTTGTTGACCTTACCGCCTGAAAATCCCAATTTGTTGTGGGAGGAACTCGTCGCCAAACAGCCAACCTCCCTCACGCGGCGACGAGCTAATTTAGAAGATGTCTTTTTACGCCTAACTGGTAGGTCTTTAAATGAAGTTTAA
- a CDS encoding class I SAM-dependent DNA methyltransferase, with protein MSNAVSNELENQIISNIDDLKSQPEAQSIIELSDTESIHYDGRHYDLIYDNFYPFSNLAKIDIPFWTDMVSQYGEPVLELCCGTGRIAFPLAEKGLQVTGIDISDSMLGEARKKSDRVEWIKADVCDFDLGKQFSLIIFSLNSIYHLLRIEDLESCFNCVKKHLKPDGKFIIDMLNYYTKPTIEAMWSPLPTLYSVYPDPDGRGTMVVTVVNELDVSAQIAKSKLFFRLIEQKKEFVEETKLRLYHPNEMGNLLKYNGFIIETQLGGYDKAAFTSGAPNYIAICKLGQ; from the coding sequence ATGAGTAACGCAGTGAGCAACGAATTAGAAAATCAGATCATCTCAAATATTGACGATTTAAAAAGTCAACCAGAGGCGCAAAGCATTATCGAGCTTTCCGATACTGAGTCTATCCATTATGATGGCAGACATTACGATCTAATCTACGATAATTTTTACCCATTCTCTAACTTAGCCAAGATAGACATTCCTTTTTGGACTGACATGGTTAGTCAGTATGGCGAACCTGTCTTAGAACTATGTTGCGGTACGGGGAGAATCGCTTTTCCGTTAGCGGAAAAAGGTTTGCAAGTGACGGGTATTGATATTTCTGACTCTATGCTGGGGGAAGCTAGAAAGAAATCTGACCGAGTAGAATGGATAAAAGCTGATGTCTGCGATTTCGATTTGGGCAAGCAGTTTTCGTTAATTATATTTTCCTTAAACTCAATCTACCATCTTTTAAGGATAGAAGATTTGGAATCCTGTTTTAATTGCGTGAAGAAACATTTAAAGCCGGACGGGAAATTTATTATAGATATGCTTAACTATTATACGAAACCGACTATAGAGGCGATGTGGTCTCCATTGCCAACCCTATATTCTGTATATCCCGATCCAGATGGAAGAGGAACAATGGTGGTAACTGTTGTTAACGAGTTGGATGTGAGCGCACAAATCGCCAAGAGTAAGTTATTTTTCCGCTTAATAGAGCAGAAAAAGGAATTTGTGGAAGAAACAAAACTGCGGCTTTATCACCCGAACGAGATGGGGAACTTGCTTAAGTATAATGGATTTATAATTGAAACTCAGTTGGGAGGTTACGATAAGGCAGCTTTCACATCAGGAGCGCCAAATTATATAGCAATCTGTAAATTAGGGCAGTGA
- a CDS encoding Hsp20/alpha crystallin family protein, which produces MALIRWNPYIEISTIHSQLDKLFDEMTGFSPSQNSIWKPAVELQDNGDNLTLKAELPGIEAKDLDVSVTRDTVVLRGEHRYENQSENNGFFRSEFRYGKFERVVALPVTVENDKVEANFSNGILILTLPKTAAAKNRVVKVNLAETETAS; this is translated from the coding sequence ATGGCTCTTATTAGATGGAATCCTTACATTGAAATCTCTACTATCCACAGTCAATTGGATAAACTATTTGACGAAATGACTGGATTTTCTCCATCCCAGAACAGCATTTGGAAACCAGCAGTTGAGTTGCAAGACAACGGCGACAATTTGACCTTAAAAGCTGAACTGCCTGGTATTGAAGCTAAAGATTTGGATGTCAGCGTTACTCGCGATACTGTTGTTCTTCGTGGGGAACACCGCTACGAAAATCAATCGGAAAATAATGGTTTCTTCCGTTCTGAGTTCCGTTACGGTAAGTTTGAGCGCGTAGTTGCTTTGCCTGTGACGGTAGAAAACGATAAGGTGGAAGCTAATTTTAGCAACGGTATTCTGATACTAACTCTGCCTAAGACAGCAGCAGCTAAAAATCGCGTCGTGAAGGTGAATTTAGCTGAGACTGAAACTGCTAGCTAG